Part of the Streptomyces showdoensis genome, GTGAGCCACCCGTCGCTCCCCCAGGCGTTCCGCGCCTTCTCCTCCGGCGTGCCGAGGAGGGCCGGCAGGTCCGGCCGGTTCAGCGCCCGGCAGAGCTCGGTCCCCGAGACGTACTGCGACGGCAGCGAGCCCGTCGAGGCCGTGCAGACGGCCGGCTCCCGCGCGGCGGCGCCGTCCATGTCGCTCTTCGCCATGAACCAGAAACCGCCCGCCAGCACCGCCCCCAGCACCAGCGCGGTGGCCACCTGCCCGCCCACGCTGGGCCCCTTGACCGCTCCGGCCACGTCCTCCGCCATGTTCCCCCCTGTCGTACGCGCACGAGGGCGCGGCGGCGAGCGTAACCGGTGATCGTTCCGAGGCGAACAGGGATTTCCGTCACCCGCGCGGGAGACGGGTACGCGAGAGAGGGTGCCGACCCGTGGTCGGCACCCTCTCTCAGACGCTACTCAGGACGGTCAGCTGCAACCGCTGGTCGAGCCGCAGCCCTCGCAGATGTAGCAGGAGCCGGCGCGCTGCATCTTCGTGCCGCAGGAGAAGCAGAGTGGGGCGTCCGCGCTGATGCCCAGCTGCATCTCGACGAGCTCGGCGGAGGTGTGGGCCTGCTTCGGGGCGGGCACCTCGGCCTGCACCGGAGCGGCGACGGCCTTCAGCTCCTGGGCGCGGGGGGCGGACTGGGCCAGCCCCTCCACGTCCACGTCGACGTCGTCCACGGACTGCTCGTACGAGCCGGTCTCCAGGTGACGCTGGCGCTCCTCGGCGGAGTGGATGCCGAGCGCGGAGCGGGTCTCGAAGGGCAGGAAGTCCAGCGCCAGGCGGCGGAAGATGTAGTCGACGATCGACTGCGCCATCCGCACGTCCGGGTCGTCCGTCATGCCGGCCGGCTCGAAGCGCATGTTGGTGAACTTCGAGACGTACGTCTCCAGGGGGACGCCGTACTGCAGACCGACGGAGACGGCGATGGAGAAGGCGTCCATCATGCCGGCGAGCGTGGAGCCCTGCTTCGACATCTTCAGGAAGACCTCGCCGAGACCGTCGTCCGGGTAGGAGTTGGCGGTCATGTAGCCCTCGGCGCCACCCACGGTGAAGGAGGTGGTGATCCCCGGACGGCCCTTCGGGAGGCGCTTGCGCACCGGGCGGTACTCGACGACCTTCTCGACGGCCTCGCGGATCGTCGCCTCGGACTTCGCGGTGACCTCGACCTTCTCCTCCTCCTTCTTCTTGGCGGAGAGGGGCTGGCCGACCTTGCAGTTGTCGCGGTAGATGGCGAGCGCCTTGACGCCCATCTTCCAGGCCTCGAAGTAGACCTCCTCGACGTCCTCGACCGTCGCCGTCTCCGGCAGGTTGACGGTCTTGGAGAGGGCGCCCGAGATCCACGGCTGGATGGCGGCCATCATGCGGACGTGGCCCATCGCGGAGATGGAACGCTCGCCCATGGCGCAGTCGAAGACCTCGTAGTGCTCGGTCTTCAGGCCGGGGGCGTCGACCACGTTGCCGTGCTCGGCGATGTGGGCGACGATCGCCTCGATCTGCTCCTCCTGGTAACCCAGGCGGCGCAGGGCCTGCGGGACGGTGCCGTTGACGATCTGCATCGAGCCGCCGCCGACCAGCTTCTTGAACTTGACCAGGGCGAGGTCGGGCTCGAGGCCGGTGGTGTCGCAGGACATCGCGAGACCGATGGTGCCGGTCGGGGCGATGACCGAGGCCTGCGCGTTGCGGAAGCCGTTCTTGGCGCCGAGGCGGATCACGTCCTGCCAGGCCTCCGTGGCGGCGGCCCAGATCGGCGAGTCCAGGTCGTCCACGCGGACGGCCTTGGTGTTCTCGTCGGCGTGCTGCTGCATGACGCGCTGGTGCGGCTGGGCGTTGAGCGCGTAGCCGTCGTAGGCGCCGACGACGGCGGCGAGCTCGGCGGAGCGCTTGTACGAGGTGCCGGTCATCAGCGAGGTGATGGCGCCGGCCAGGGCGCGGCCGCCGTCGGAGTCGTACGCGTGGCCGGTCGCCATCAGCAGGGCGCCGAGGTTGGCGTAGCCGATGCCGAGCTGGCGGAAGGCGCGGGTGTTCTCGCCGATCTTCTGGGTGGGGAAGTCGGCGAAGCAGATGGAGATGTCCATCGCGGTGATGACGAGCTCGACGACCTTGGCGAAGCGCTCGACCTCGAAGGACTGGTTGCCCTTGCCGTCGTCCTTGAGGAACTTCATCAGGTTCAGCGAGGCGAGGTTGCAGGACGTGTTGTCCAGGTGCATGTACTCGCTGCACGGGTTCGAGCCGTTGATCCGGCCGGACTCGGGGCAGGTGTGCCAGTGGTTGATCGTGTCGTCGTACTGGATGCCCGGGTCGGCACAGGCCCACGCGGCCTCGGCCATCTTGCGGAAGAGCGACTTGGCGTCGACCTCCTCGATGACCTCGCCGGTCATGCGGGCCCGCAGGCCGAACTTCCCGCCGGACTCGACGGCCTTCATGAACTCGTCGTTCACGCGGACGGAGTTGTTGGCGTTCTGGTACTGGACGGACGTGATGTCGTCGCCGCCCAGGTCCATGTCGAAGCCCGCGTCGCGGAGGGCGCGGATCTTCTCCTCCTCCTTGACCTTGGTCTCGATGAAGTCCTCGATGTCGGGGTGGTCGACGTCCAGGATGACCATCTTGGCGGCGCGGCGGGTGGCGCCGCCCGACTTGATGGTTCCCGCGGAGGCGTCGGCGCCGCGCATGAAGGAGACCGGGCCGGAGGCGTTGCCGCCGGAGGAGAGCAGCTCCTTGGAGGAGCGGATGCGGGAGAGGTTCAGGCCGGCGCCGGAGCCGCCCTTGAAGATCATGCCCTCTTCCTTGTACCAGTCGAGGATCGACTCCATGGAGTCGTCGACGGCCAGGATGAAGCAGGCGGAGACCTGCTGGGGCTGGGGCGTGCCGACGTTGAACCACACCGGGGAGTTGAAGCTGAAGATCTGGTGCAGGAGGGCGTAGGCCAGCTCGTGCTCGAAGATCTCGGCGTCGGAGGGCGAGGCGAAGTAGCCGTACTCCTCGCCGGCCTTCGTGTAGGTCTTCACGATCCGGTCGATGAGCTGCTTGAGACCGGTCTCGCGCTGCGGGGTGCCGACGGCCCCGCGGAAGTACTTGCTGGTGACGATGTTGACCGCGTTCACCGACCAGAAGTCGGGGAACTCGACGCCACGCTGCTCGAAGTTGATCGAGCCGTCGCGCCAGTTGGTCATGACGACGTCACGGCGCTCCCAGCTCACCTCGTCGTACGGATGCACGCCGGGGGTGGTGTGGATGCGCTCGATACGCAGGCCCTTGCTCGCCGCCTTGGCTCCCTTGGTGCGGGAACCACGTGCCGGACCGCTCGCCGTCTCTGTCATGCCGCCTCCCATATACGGGCAAAACACGCTGGAGCGCCCGGAAAATTCCAGGGCTCCGCCTTCTGTACTTCGT contains:
- a CDS encoding vitamin B12-dependent ribonucleotide reductase, giving the protein MTETASGPARGSRTKGAKAASKGLRIERIHTTPGVHPYDEVSWERRDVVMTNWRDGSINFEQRGVEFPDFWSVNAVNIVTSKYFRGAVGTPQRETGLKQLIDRIVKTYTKAGEEYGYFASPSDAEIFEHELAYALLHQIFSFNSPVWFNVGTPQPQQVSACFILAVDDSMESILDWYKEEGMIFKGGSGAGLNLSRIRSSKELLSSGGNASGPVSFMRGADASAGTIKSGGATRRAAKMVILDVDHPDIEDFIETKVKEEEKIRALRDAGFDMDLGGDDITSVQYQNANNSVRVNDEFMKAVESGGKFGLRARMTGEVIEEVDAKSLFRKMAEAAWACADPGIQYDDTINHWHTCPESGRINGSNPCSEYMHLDNTSCNLASLNLMKFLKDDGKGNQSFEVERFAKVVELVITAMDISICFADFPTQKIGENTRAFRQLGIGYANLGALLMATGHAYDSDGGRALAGAITSLMTGTSYKRSAELAAVVGAYDGYALNAQPHQRVMQQHADENTKAVRVDDLDSPIWAAATEAWQDVIRLGAKNGFRNAQASVIAPTGTIGLAMSCDTTGLEPDLALVKFKKLVGGGSMQIVNGTVPQALRRLGYQEEQIEAIVAHIAEHGNVVDAPGLKTEHYEVFDCAMGERSISAMGHVRMMAAIQPWISGALSKTVNLPETATVEDVEEVYFEAWKMGVKALAIYRDNCKVGQPLSAKKKEEEKVEVTAKSEATIREAVEKVVEYRPVRKRLPKGRPGITTSFTVGGAEGYMTANSYPDDGLGEVFLKMSKQGSTLAGMMDAFSIAVSVGLQYGVPLETYVSKFTNMRFEPAGMTDDPDVRMAQSIVDYIFRRLALDFLPFETRSALGIHSAEERQRHLETGSYEQSVDDVDVDVEGLAQSAPRAQELKAVAAPVQAEVPAPKQAHTSAELVEMQLGISADAPLCFSCGTKMQRAGSCYICEGCGSTSGCS